AACCACTTTACCAATGGTAGCGGCCATCGCTGGGATGGTGTCTTCTATCTCAAATCGATAATCTTTAAACGGCAAATTGGGACGCCAGCGTTTAGGCGCCATGATTTGTAACTCATGCTCTAAATATTGTTCGCGGGATTCAAATTCCGATCTTGGTTTATGTTGTTGTTCATAAGTGAGTTCGTCCTCATTGGTTTGAGGCTTATCTGGTCGTATATTTACGGACTCTAAAGTACTGCTCATTCTGATTCCTTTTGCTCACACATCTAGATGTGTTATTCCAACAAACGTTATTGACTCACGCAGAAGCGCAAACAATGTGTCAACTTATAATTAAAAACTCATTAACATTTAGTTGCTAGTACCTTATACCAAACCAAAAAAAACAAACAGTCTCAGACAGTTAGACATTAGTCGTAGAGTAAGTCGACAAGTATTAGGCTTTGTAGATAGTGTGTATCTGACTATTTGTAGATCCTTAATTTCTCCCACGTTCTGTACTTGATAATGATAGAATCCCCGCATCTGAATTATCGAGAAACTAGGTATTTATAAACAATGTTTATCCATCACGTTAACGGCATCGACTGGCTGGTGATTACAGCTTTTGAAGAACTAAAACCGATGTTTATCGAAGATGCTGGTCCAATTCCATCTTACTTTTCTACCGCCAGTGAATTGAGCCTGATTGATCAAGCCAAGCGCAGCTATGGATTTTTACCGACACTCCGCGGTGTGATCACCGATACCGGTACGTATCAAAGTAAAGATCTTGAAGAAGATTTGAACCCACAGCTGGCGTGTATCGTTGAAGGGCGTGGTCGGGTGTTTATCTACCACGGCGACTATGTGGCTTTTGTCGATGACGAGCAAACCTTCATTACCCGAATGAACTGAAAATTATTCGAAGGTTTAGGTTGGTTAATTGGCACCTCTAACAAGGAATGGGGCTGGTCTGAACTCGTTATTTCTGCTTGCGCGAAGATGGACATTTCTGAGTTATGAGGATTGGACTGTTGTTACGCACCAGATAACTGTTAACATCCCTAACATCGAATACCACCGCTGTTAGCGGTGGTCGATTTGCGTTGAAATGGGTATTTCATTGTCAACAATTCACGCTGATATGTTTACGAAAAATGCTGTGTTTTAAGCAGGCAGATAGTCTACGAATAGTACTACGCCGAAAAAGATAAGAACAACACCCGCACCTCTTTCCACTAGGTGTATGCTGCGCTTCAGATATTGTTGTATACGAGGTTGTCCAATTGCCACAGCAATCAATAAATTCCAAAGAAGAACAGCAAGAAACATCCATACACCAGAAGACATTTGCTGAACTAGTGTAACTTCACTTCCTAGAATGACCGTCATGAGACTCATATAGAATAAAGCGTTCTTAGGGTTAAGTAGTGCTGAATTTAGGCCGAGTAATAGTTGTTTTATTGCAGAAGGGACTTTTTCTTGCTCTGCTTCAAGGAGAGTCTCATTTCTTTTACTTTTAAGTAGCCTTGTACCAATCCACAGTAGGTAAATAGCACCTAAAACTTCAACCACCGAAAAGATCACTGGATTATCACGAATACTCGTCCATCCAAGTATTGCTATCATGATATAGACTGCATTTCCCATCGCAACTCCAAGACAAATAAACTGGCTTCCTTGCAGTTTATGTCGGATTGAATGAGCTACGATCAGGAAAAAATCTTGACCAGGGCTTAATAGTGCGACGAAATGGGCTATTGCCAAAGCAGGAAATGCCACAGGGAAAAGGGTAGTAAACAACATTAATAATTACCTATAGTTAAATTATTATCGAACTATAGATTTTTTCGTCTAGGAATTATTGTCGAAAATTGACGTTACCCGCTGGTATTGCCGTGGTGTAGAAGCAGTATAGTTAACAAAAGCACGATGTAATTGACTTTGATCTGAGTAACCAACTTCTGTGGCGACATCAACTATATTCATGCCGCATTTCAATAAGAGCTTGGCTTTTTCAACGCGGGTATTATTTAAAAATGATTTGGGAGTTATACCAAAGCGACGTTTGAAACTTCTGATTAATGACTCTTTAGGTCGTTTAAGCTGTTGAGAAATAACATTTAGTGATGGTGGGTTAGCTATATTCTCTAACAGTAAATTTCTTACCTTATAGGCAAACTCGTCATCATTTTCTCGAACGGTCAATGGTGAGCAAAAAAAACTCAGTAGATTTAACACTTCACGATTGACTTCCAAAACAAGTTCTTGAGATTCCTGCTCTAGCAGTTCGCAAATTAAGTCTGTCAGACTCTTCTCTGTTCCACTGTATGTAAACAGGTTTTGGTCACAAATAAATTGAGTGACCTCATATCCATATAAAGTTGAAAGCATTTCACAACACCATGCTTTATCGACATAAAGCATGTGGTAACTACGAGGCTTGCCGTCAACTGGATTGCAAGCGTGAACCTTACTCGGTTCAATCAGAA
The Vibrio kanaloae genome window above contains:
- a CDS encoding cytosolic protein — its product is MFIHHVNGIDWLVITAFEELKPMFIEDAGPIPSYFSTASELSLIDQAKRSYGFLPTLRGVITDTGTYQSKDLEEDLNPQLACIVEGRGRVFIYHGDYVAFVDDEQTFITRMN
- a CDS encoding LysE family translocator, whose translation is MLFTTLFPVAFPALAIAHFVALLSPGQDFFLIVAHSIRHKLQGSQFICLGVAMGNAVYIMIAILGWTSIRDNPVIFSVVEVLGAIYLLWIGTRLLKSKRNETLLEAEQEKVPSAIKQLLLGLNSALLNPKNALFYMSLMTVILGSEVTLVQQMSSGVWMFLAVLLWNLLIAVAIGQPRIQQYLKRSIHLVERGAGVVLIFFGVVLFVDYLPA
- a CDS encoding helix-turn-helix domain-containing protein, whose protein sequence is MANTVRDINQQFWSSKRVPHLTIRTTYNSTQGYKAHSHSELSVGIIKSGSTCLSMNGEHVILNEDDIILIEPSKVHACNPVDGKPRSYHMLYVDKAWCCEMLSTLYGYEVTQFICDQNLFTYSGTEKSLTDLICELLEQESQELVLEVNREVLNLLSFFCSPLTVRENDDEFAYKVRNLLLENIANPPSLNVISQQLKRPKESLIRSFKRRFGITPKSFLNNTRVEKAKLLLKCGMNIVDVATEVGYSDQSQLHRAFVNYTASTPRQYQRVTSIFDNNS